From one Scophthalmus maximus strain ysfricsl-2021 chromosome 19, ASM2237912v1, whole genome shotgun sequence genomic stretch:
- the vgll4l gene encoding vestigial like 4 like: MAVANFHYITRMSSGFKVYILEGQPHLRSEDRYRHITNDRVRAPTVYPVKRKRSHERGLTLEERRERVLSRSGGKVAQRTAPAVFSNPQSPTSTWSPTPSPTSPLPAHVYYTPAMDEPLALIKKPRKDPENTEEKSKSNAPTQIQMRPSVITCVSSLRNPSCRSEVHRGHSAAASESNYDHVVEEHFQRSLGVNYQRARSQQLSISVSVDDHFAKALGDKWLQIKSKSSSCSSTPPSSPSVTHSPAHSHSPNQSHKESAGSSSPTSSRWSIK; encoded by the exons ATGGCCGTGGCCAATTTCCACTACATTACTCGGATGAGCAGTGGCTTTAAGGTGTATATTTTAGAAG GTCAGCCCCACCTCAGAAGTGAAGACAGGTACAGACATATTACAAATGACCGGGTCCGAGCCCCAACAGTGTATCCAGTCAAACGCAAGCGCAGCCACGAGAGAGGTCTCACATTGGAGGAAAG GCGAGAGCGAGTGCTGAGCAGGAGCGGTGGCAAAGTAGCCCAGAGAACAGCACCGGCTGTGTTCAGCAACCCGCAGAGCCCCACATCCACCTGGAGTCCAACACCCAGCCCCACCAGCCCCCTGCCCGCACATGTGTACTACACACCAGCCATGGACGAACCCCTTGCCCTCATCAAGAAACCAAGAAAAGACCccgaaaacacagaggagaagtcCAAAAGCAACGCTCCAACCCAAATCCAG atgcgTCCCTCTGTGATCACTTGTGTCTCCTCATTAAGAAACCCCTCCTGCAGATCCGAGGTCCACAGAGGCCACTCAGCAG CGGCTTCCGAAAGCAACTATGACCACGTGGTGGAGGAGCATTTCCAGAGGAGTCTCGGGGTGAACTACCAGAGGGCTCGCTCCCAGCAGCTCTCCATCAGCGTGTCAGTCGATGACCACTTTGCCAAGGCCCTGGGGGACAAGTGGCTGCAGATTAAATCCAAgtcttcctcctgttcttccaCACCCCCCAGCAGTCCGAGTGTTACCCACTCCCCCGCCCACAGCCACAGCCCGAATCAGTCCCACAAAGAGTCCGCCGGCAGCTCCTCGCCGACTTCCAGCCGCTGGTCCATCAAATAG